In one Chitinophaga sancti genomic region, the following are encoded:
- a CDS encoding NAD-dependent epimerase/dehydratase family protein, translating into MKVIVTGTTGMVGEGVLEECLRNPLISEVVSFARKPFGKSHPKLKEVIHPDFFDIRPVAEQLKGYDACFFCLGVTSVGKNEQDYTHATYTLTMHVAEVLSGQNPNMTFCYVSGSGTDSSEKGRIMWARVKGKTENDLMKLPFKQVFAFRPGFLRADKDARHVLKGYKYVDWIYPLGRKLFKNGFCTLAEMGKAMIAVTEKGYFKKTIEVKDMVALAAL; encoded by the coding sequence ATGAAAGTAATTGTCACCGGTACAACCGGCATGGTAGGAGAAGGCGTACTGGAGGAATGCCTCCGCAACCCGCTCATCTCGGAAGTTGTATCCTTCGCCAGGAAGCCCTTCGGCAAATCTCATCCGAAATTAAAAGAAGTCATCCACCCTGACTTTTTCGACATCCGCCCGGTAGCAGAGCAATTAAAAGGCTACGATGCCTGTTTCTTCTGCCTGGGCGTTACCTCCGTTGGCAAAAACGAACAGGACTACACCCATGCAACTTACACCCTCACTATGCACGTAGCAGAAGTACTCAGCGGACAAAACCCAAACATGACCTTCTGTTATGTCTCCGGCAGCGGAACCGACAGCAGTGAAAAAGGCCGCATTATGTGGGCGCGTGTGAAAGGCAAGACCGAGAATGACCTGATGAAGCTCCCTTTCAAACAGGTATTTGCATTCCGGCCTGGTTTTCTGCGGGCAGATAAAGACGCCAGGCATGTGCTGAAAGGGTATAAATATGTAGACTGGATATATCCGCTTGGCAGGAAATTGTTTAAGAACGGATTCTGTACCCTGGCAGAAATGGGCAAAGCGATGATTGCTGTAACTGAGAAGGGTTACTTTAAAAAGACAATTGAGGTAAAGGATATGGTGGCACTGGCCGCCTTATAG
- a CDS encoding acyltransferase domain-containing protein produces the protein MPDFVFMFAGHGSQYYNMGAMLYHGNVFFRNTILHLDKEVRNHTGTSVVEYLYGSRYNGDSIFDDIRYTNPALFMVQYALARLLQEELKVKPDYVIGSSVGEMVAAAVSGMVSPVEMLTAMIDQARIIERLCSKGGMISILADPAIYEQEPLLYENTTLAAVEHRDHFTLSADERTLLAVRLWLDSHEFSYSQLPVRYPFHSPLMEPARGPIIRIMQQLRYGAPEATFVSGVQSGPVYQVDAEYFWDVVREPIAFSAAIERLENTGPCFYIDCSPSGSCSNLLTKILSPVSSSVKQVIMSPFGQEVKHLQALLQKRQAYSVGGARW, from the coding sequence ATGCCAGACTTCGTATTCATGTTCGCCGGCCATGGTAGCCAGTATTATAATATGGGCGCTATGTTATACCACGGCAATGTATTTTTCAGGAACACCATCCTCCATTTAGACAAAGAAGTCCGCAACCACACTGGTACTTCGGTCGTCGAATACCTTTATGGCAGCCGTTACAATGGAGATAGCATTTTCGATGATATCCGCTACACCAATCCCGCGCTGTTTATGGTCCAATATGCGCTTGCCCGCCTGCTGCAGGAAGAGCTAAAGGTCAAGCCTGACTATGTAATCGGGAGCAGCGTAGGAGAGATGGTCGCCGCCGCTGTGAGCGGAATGGTCTCGCCGGTTGAGATGCTGACGGCGATGATTGACCAGGCGCGGATTATTGAGCGATTGTGTAGCAAGGGTGGAATGATCTCCATTTTAGCCGATCCGGCTATTTATGAGCAGGAACCGCTGTTGTATGAGAATACGACCCTCGCTGCGGTAGAGCATCGGGATCATTTCACATTATCTGCTGATGAACGCACTTTGCTGGCGGTAAGATTGTGGCTGGATAGTCATGAATTCTCTTATAGCCAGTTGCCGGTTCGGTATCCGTTTCATAGTCCGCTGATGGAACCTGCCAGGGGGCCGATTATCAGGATTATGCAGCAATTGAGGTATGGGGCACCGGAAGCGACTTTTGTTTCAGGAGTGCAGTCGGGGCCTGTATACCAGGTAGATGCGGAATATTTCTGGGATGTGGTGCGGGAGCCGATTGCGTTTAGTGCGGCGATTGAAAGGCTGGAGAATACAGGGCCTTGCTTTTATATTGATTGCAGTCCGTCAGGGAGTTGTAGTAATTTGTTGACGAAGATATTGTCGCCAGTGTCGTCTTCGGTGAAACAGGTGATTATGAGCCCGTTTGGGCAGGAGGTTAAGCATTTGCAGGCATTGCTGCAAAAACGGCAGGCGTATTCGGTGGGAGGGGCGCGATGGTAA
- a CDS encoding AAA family ATPase: protein MLVYFKVENYRSIKEPVVINFTATSLSEHQDSNLIDAKKSKLLKSVLLYGPNASGKSKIIEAFITYRNLILESAGYNSTNTIDSIVPFRLNSSTLNAPSSFEAAFIIKEKRYRYGFEASRNAVAKEWLFEVKATTETALFLRIGQQFEIAHKKFPNAEGLETRSKPNVLFLSVADLWNAPVANEIYKWFNEIHIVHGLLDQSHKKLTNDLLKIDHYKQIINSIIQQADLGIKGVEVVQFSDDDKATIMKKAPGKFKTEEYLSEFFEDLVFTIHEVFDENGNPVRFEPFEMELDESEGTKKFYNILGTLISAIEKGQLVVIDELDARLHSLMTKAIIRLFNSETANSGSQLFAVSHDVSVVDRDLLRRDQVYIVEKDRIAATKVVNLAEYKIVRKDTPFSKNYLEGKYGGIPFIENLENSFKDDEQ from the coding sequence ATGTTAGTGTATTTTAAAGTTGAGAATTATAGATCAATAAAAGAACCTGTTGTAATCAATTTTACTGCTACTTCGCTTTCCGAACACCAGGATTCAAATCTTATTGACGCCAAAAAATCAAAACTCTTAAAATCAGTTTTGCTCTATGGCCCAAATGCAAGTGGAAAATCAAAAATTATAGAAGCTTTTATCACCTACCGAAATCTCATTTTGGAATCAGCGGGTTATAATAGTACAAATACTATTGACAGTATTGTTCCTTTTAGGTTAAATTCTTCAACATTAAATGCACCTTCTTCCTTCGAAGCAGCGTTTATTATTAAGGAGAAGCGGTACCGGTATGGTTTTGAAGCAAGTAGAAATGCTGTTGCTAAAGAATGGTTGTTTGAAGTGAAGGCGACAACAGAAACGGCACTCTTCCTGAGAATTGGTCAGCAATTTGAAATTGCGCATAAAAAATTTCCTAATGCTGAAGGATTAGAAACACGCAGTAAACCAAATGTTCTTTTCCTGTCTGTGGCCGATCTATGGAATGCGCCGGTGGCTAATGAAATCTATAAGTGGTTTAATGAAATTCATATAGTGCATGGCTTGCTTGATCAATCACACAAAAAACTCACAAACGATTTATTGAAAATTGATCATTATAAGCAAATAATAAATTCTATAATCCAACAAGCAGATTTAGGGATTAAGGGAGTTGAGGTCGTGCAGTTTTCAGATGATGATAAGGCTACTATCATGAAGAAGGCACCGGGAAAGTTTAAGACAGAAGAATATTTATCTGAATTCTTTGAGGACCTTGTCTTTACAATTCATGAAGTATTTGATGAAAATGGAAACCCCGTTAGGTTTGAGCCTTTTGAGATGGAATTGGACGAATCCGAAGGAACCAAAAAGTTCTATAATATATTAGGTACCCTTATTTCCGCCATTGAGAAGGGACAATTGGTTGTCATTGATGAGTTGGATGCAAGATTACATTCTTTGATGACGAAAGCCATCATTCGCCTTTTTAATTCTGAAACTGCAAATTCGGGTTCACAGCTTTTCGCTGTAAGTCATGATGTAAGTGTTGTTGATCGTGATCTACTGCGGAGAGACCAGGTTTACATTGTTGAAAAAGATAGGATTGCTGCAACCAAAGTGGTTAACCTTGCAGAATATAAAATTGTAAGAAAGGATACTCCCTTTAGTAAGAATTATTTAGAGGGTAAGTATGGAGGTATCCCATTCATTGAAAATTTGGAAAACTCCTTTAAAGATGACGAACAATAA
- a CDS encoding SMUG2 DNA glycosylase family protein gives MKMTFADHVIDFNSNLQYTGKLPKGIRIMNPFREQPQVMGIMKQFYRRFYGDHHQRQIIMGINPGRLGSGSTGIPFTDTKRLQSVCGISISGIQTHEPSSVFIYDVIAAYGGPEKFYHDFYFASVSPLGFTAVKEDGTEINYNYYDSAALTKAVYPFMVENIKKQLAFGVDRNVCYCLGTGKNYQFLVKLNEKEGFFKTIVPLEHPRFVMQYRSKRKQEFIDKYLDSFKEYSH, from the coding sequence ATGAAAATGACTTTCGCAGATCACGTCATCGATTTTAACTCGAACCTCCAATACACCGGCAAATTGCCCAAAGGTATCCGCATCATGAATCCATTTCGCGAACAGCCCCAGGTCATGGGCATCATGAAGCAATTTTACCGCCGTTTTTACGGAGACCATCACCAGCGTCAAATCATCATGGGTATTAACCCCGGTCGCCTGGGCTCCGGCTCCACAGGCATCCCTTTTACCGATACCAAGCGCCTGCAATCAGTATGCGGTATATCCATTTCCGGTATACAAACACATGAGCCATCTTCTGTATTTATTTATGATGTGATTGCTGCTTATGGCGGCCCGGAAAAGTTCTATCATGATTTCTATTTCGCATCTGTGTCGCCTTTGGGTTTCACCGCTGTAAAAGAAGATGGCACCGAGATCAATTATAACTATTATGACAGTGCAGCGCTGACAAAGGCAGTGTATCCGTTTATGGTAGAGAATATAAAAAAGCAATTAGCATTTGGGGTAGATAGGAACGTGTGTTATTGTTTAGGAACGGGAAAGAATTACCAGTTCCTGGTGAAGTTAAATGAGAAAGAAGGCTTCTTTAAAACAATAGTGCCTTTGGAGCATCCGAGATTTGTGATGCAATATCGGTCGAAGCGGAAGCAGGAATTTATAGATAAATACCTGGATAGTTTCAAGGAATATTCTCACTAA
- a CDS encoding DHA2 family efflux MFS transporter permease subunit has protein sequence MKQRFGILFPLILGTFMAGIDSSIVNVSLPTMSTQFGVGLDAIEWVIVAYMLGFCVFMPLTSWLKEQIGFYTLYLISLSIFTFGSLLCAISVSLPELIAARAIQSFGGGAITPTAMAILTLVFPLEERGKVMGWWSLGSIAGPAIGPTLGGTLTNLYGWPSIFYINLPIGILTIGIAAYTLRFLKASDRQPARFDASGFGLFTVFIILFQYAIAVLPDKGFTSLAVWIPFVVSIIAIVVFVRHSLHNPHALFNLHIFRHRIYTYCILITGVRSVAIFGGLFLLPFLLQGQLGFSEIASGLLILPFSAVMALVTPIAGSLSDKFGPRRLIIVGLVLVAISMVQLSQLNSPGLFPIIAAMVVRGLGIGLLVSTITAAAMSAVLPEEVTQASAMFSLIQQLSGTIGIAFSGLLQQYIMRYYVDGKGYTETVGHHYGIQDTFFIAALLVVATVPFALKLPYFVKRPVK, from the coding sequence ATGAAGCAACGTTTTGGGATCCTGTTCCCCCTCATACTGGGAACATTTATGGCAGGAATAGACAGTAGTATCGTGAATGTATCCCTCCCCACGATGAGCACACAATTTGGGGTTGGACTGGATGCAATTGAATGGGTGATCGTCGCCTACATGCTGGGTTTCTGTGTCTTTATGCCACTCACCAGCTGGCTCAAAGAACAGATCGGTTTTTATACATTATACCTGATCAGTTTGTCGATTTTCACCTTCGGCTCGCTCTTATGTGCGATCTCCGTTAGCTTGCCGGAGCTGATCGCTGCGCGTGCAATCCAGTCTTTTGGCGGCGGGGCCATCACCCCTACTGCAATGGCTATACTGACCCTCGTCTTTCCCCTGGAAGAAAGAGGTAAGGTGATGGGCTGGTGGTCGCTGGGTAGTATTGCCGGACCCGCTATAGGACCGACTCTCGGCGGTACGTTGACGAATCTCTATGGCTGGCCGTCTATTTTTTATATCAATTTGCCGATTGGGATATTAACGATCGGGATCGCGGCGTATACCTTAAGGTTCTTAAAGGCCTCAGATCGCCAGCCTGCAAGGTTTGATGCCAGCGGCTTTGGATTATTTACTGTGTTTATTATTCTTTTCCAGTATGCGATTGCGGTATTGCCGGATAAAGGCTTTACTTCCCTGGCAGTATGGATACCTTTTGTTGTCAGTATTATCGCAATTGTTGTATTTGTCAGGCATAGTCTGCATAACCCGCATGCGCTTTTTAACCTCCATATTTTTCGACACCGGATTTATACTTATTGTATCTTAATTACGGGTGTCAGATCGGTGGCTATCTTCGGTGGCTTGTTTCTTTTACCTTTTTTATTACAGGGGCAGTTAGGGTTTTCGGAAATTGCTTCGGGCCTATTGATCCTACCTTTTTCTGCAGTGATGGCGCTTGTAACTCCTATTGCCGGCTCGCTTTCTGATAAGTTTGGACCCAGGCGGCTGATTATTGTAGGGCTGGTATTGGTGGCAATTTCTATGGTGCAGTTGTCTCAATTGAATTCACCTGGCCTATTTCCGATTATTGCGGCAATGGTGGTGAGAGGGTTGGGGATTGGGCTATTGGTATCCACGATTACGGCGGCGGCTATGAGTGCGGTGTTGCCGGAGGAGGTGACGCAGGCGTCTGCTATGTTTTCGTTGATACAGCAGTTGAGTGGAACGATCGGAATTGCGTTTAGCGGCTTGCTGCAGCAGTATATTATGAGGTATTATGTGGATGGGAAGGGGTATACAGAGACTGTGGGGCATCATTATGGGATACAGGATACGTTTTTTATTGCGGCGTTGTTGGTGGTGGCCACGGTGCCGTTTGCGCTTAAGTTGCCGTATTTTGTGAAGCGGCCGGTGAAGTGA
- a CDS encoding Crp/Fnr family transcriptional regulator, which translates to MSAGELLYQNINSKVPISKAEYEIFIDYFKAKVVKKKQHLIEQGQKNDKIFFIEKGLVFSYTMLENEDIQVIQFAKENHWISDLYSFISESKALFTIQALENCVVWEISKNELTKMNTLYPQMETFYRLNIQNAYAHTLLRLSNIYSTDAESKYNDLRTTQPDLLQRAPQYLIASYLGILPSSLSRIRNKKPMK; encoded by the coding sequence ATGTCTGCCGGAGAACTCCTTTACCAAAATATCAACTCAAAGGTTCCAATCAGCAAAGCTGAGTATGAAATTTTTATCGACTATTTTAAAGCGAAGGTTGTCAAAAAAAAACAACATTTGATTGAACAAGGCCAAAAGAATGACAAAATATTTTTCATTGAAAAAGGACTAGTCTTTTCCTATACAATGCTGGAGAATGAAGATATACAGGTAATCCAATTTGCAAAAGAAAATCATTGGATTTCAGACTTATATAGTTTTATCTCTGAATCAAAAGCGCTGTTTACCATTCAAGCATTAGAAAACTGTGTAGTTTGGGAGATTTCAAAAAATGAGTTAACCAAGATGAATACACTATATCCGCAAATGGAAACATTTTATAGGCTGAATATTCAGAATGCTTATGCGCATACTTTACTACGCTTGTCAAATATTTATTCAACAGATGCAGAATCAAAGTACAATGATCTTAGAACAACCCAACCAGATCTGCTACAACGTGCGCCACAATACTTGATTGCATCCTACCTCGGAATATTGCCTTCTTCTTTGAGCAGAATCAGGAATAAAAAACCGATGAAATGA
- a CDS encoding IS4 family transposase yields the protein MDKDRKFPGHPVLSQILELIPTGLIQSANRKHQANRYYKRLPLRIHLVSLLYGVFSYCNGLREICEGMLACEGKLAHLGLDKAPARSTLSDANTNRKYLVFETIYYGLLKKYNSFISDSRLKGLSIRNLKIIDSTTISLFSEILQGVGRNRLDGSRKKGGIKVHTLMDAFSGVTEFVRITPAKEHDRKFLYHLKLKEGSWIVFDKAYNTYHHFAKWTAQKVWFVSRMKDNAVFHVTKVLVDKTKKKQAIGVIKEQYITVGIKTNGTVTERLKLRRVIYKAKDGKRYIYITNDFTLPASKIATIYKNRWMIELLFKQIKQNFPLRYFWGESDNAIKMQVYCVLIAQLLMVVIRKKAATKKSFANMITVIRLHLMSYVDLLEFIKDTYKAWRKTHNASFAFST from the coding sequence TTGGATAAAGATAGAAAATTTCCCGGACACCCGGTTTTGTCACAAATATTAGAATTAATACCTACCGGGTTAATACAATCTGCTAATCGAAAACATCAGGCAAACCGATATTATAAGCGTTTGCCACTGCGGATCCACCTGGTTAGCCTGCTATATGGTGTATTTAGCTATTGCAATGGACTTCGGGAAATTTGTGAGGGCATGCTGGCCTGTGAAGGGAAACTAGCCCATCTCGGTCTTGACAAGGCTCCTGCTAGAAGTACCCTTTCGGATGCCAATACCAACCGAAAGTACCTGGTCTTTGAAACGATTTATTATGGATTACTGAAGAAATATAACTCATTTATATCGGACAGCCGACTGAAAGGGTTAAGTATTCGGAATTTGAAAATCATTGATAGTACAACGATTTCATTGTTCAGTGAGATACTACAAGGCGTAGGCCGTAACCGATTGGACGGTTCCCGGAAAAAGGGAGGCATCAAAGTACATACCCTAATGGATGCATTTAGCGGAGTCACAGAGTTTGTGAGGATTACCCCTGCCAAAGAGCATGACCGTAAGTTCCTGTATCACCTGAAGTTGAAGGAAGGTAGTTGGATAGTTTTTGATAAGGCATATAATACATATCACCATTTTGCCAAATGGACTGCTCAAAAGGTGTGGTTCGTTAGCCGAATGAAAGACAATGCTGTATTTCATGTAACAAAAGTGCTGGTGGATAAAACGAAGAAAAAGCAAGCCATTGGCGTTATAAAAGAGCAATATATCACAGTGGGTATTAAAACAAATGGAACTGTGACTGAACGGCTAAAGCTGCGACGGGTTATTTATAAAGCCAAAGATGGGAAAAGATATATTTATATAACCAATGATTTTACTTTACCGGCATCCAAGATAGCTACTATCTATAAAAATCGATGGATGATAGAGCTGCTCTTTAAGCAGATTAAGCAGAACTTCCCATTACGATACTTTTGGGGAGAAAGTGATAATGCTATCAAAATGCAGGTCTATTGTGTACTAATCGCTCAGTTGCTAATGGTCGTGATCCGGAAAAAGGCGGCTACTAAAAAATCATTTGCGAATATGATTACCGTAATCCGATTGCATTTAATGAGTTATGTGGACCTGCTTGAGTTTATAAAAGACACTTATAAAGCATGGAGGAAAACACATAATGCGTCATTTGCCTTTTCCACGTAA
- a CDS encoding DoxX family protein, which translates to MKGKFDIPQLFLRLSLGLGFLLPVMDRFGWLGAAGINGNAWGNWGNFVSYTHSLMPYLSELPAKIMAIFATFGEIIFGIALLIGFKVRIAAFGSFLLTLTFALSMFIFSGPRIPFNYSVFVVSAASLLLAYIPDYKWGISNK; encoded by the coding sequence ATGAAAGGTAAATTTGATATCCCACAATTGTTTCTACGCCTATCACTTGGGCTAGGATTCCTATTACCTGTTATGGACAGGTTTGGGTGGCTTGGAGCCGCAGGCATAAATGGAAATGCTTGGGGCAATTGGGGAAACTTTGTAAGTTATACTCATTCCCTGATGCCCTATTTATCAGAGTTGCCAGCGAAAATCATGGCAATATTTGCAACTTTCGGCGAAATAATATTTGGGATTGCTTTACTTATCGGTTTTAAGGTTCGGATAGCTGCGTTTGGGAGCTTCTTGCTAACGTTAACTTTTGCGTTAAGCATGTTTATTTTTTCAGGGCCACGTATCCCTTTTAACTACTCAGTTTTTGTCGTCAGTGCTGCATCACTTTTATTGGCTTACATTCCTGATTACAAGTGGGGCATTTCAAATAAGTGA
- a CDS encoding HAD family hydrolase, which produces MQHSAKITTLFLDIGGVLLSNGWDRAARKEAARIFDLDTVELEERHHLTFDTYEEGKLTLDDYLTRIVFYEHREFTRNDFKEFMYSRTTPYSDMIDLICQLKEQYKLKIAIVNNEGRELNEYRIRTFGIDKFVDFFISSCFVHFRKPDADIWRMALDIALVRPEEVLYIEDRAMFIHVAEGLGINGLLHENFAKTVEKLKEWGLTVQ; this is translated from the coding sequence ATGCAGCACTCGGCAAAGATTACGACACTATTCCTGGACATCGGCGGGGTTTTATTAAGCAACGGCTGGGACCGTGCCGCCCGCAAAGAGGCAGCCAGGATTTTTGACCTGGACACTGTTGAACTGGAAGAACGTCATCATCTTACTTTCGATACTTATGAGGAAGGTAAGCTTACACTGGATGACTATCTCACCAGGATTGTCTTTTACGAACACAGGGAGTTTACAAGAAACGATTTTAAGGAGTTTATGTACAGCCGTACCACCCCTTATTCCGATATGATTGACCTGATCTGCCAGTTGAAAGAACAGTATAAACTGAAGATCGCTATCGTGAACAATGAAGGTAGAGAATTGAATGAATACCGGATCCGGACTTTTGGGATTGATAAGTTTGTAGATTTCTTCATTTCTTCCTGTTTTGTGCATTTTCGTAAACCGGATGCGGACATCTGGAGAATGGCACTGGATATTGCCCTCGTGAGACCAGAAGAGGTGTTGTATATTGAAGATCGGGCGATGTTTATTCATGTGGCGGAAGGATTGGGGATTAATGGGCTGTTGCACGAGAATTTTGCTAAGACGGTGGAGAAGTTGAAGGAATGGGGGCTTACGGTGCAGTAG
- a CDS encoding glycoside hydrolase family 30 protein has product MKSWIYAGCLASVLAGCAQKSDHAAVYLTTADEKQLFQSQPALTLSKDTAQINLRIDTSLQYQEIEGFGAAVTGSSAYVMQQYMTAPKRKALLEELFNPEKGIGINYIRLSIGASDFSLSPYSYDDMPAGERDDSLTHFSLAKDTAALIPVLKEVVAINPGIHIMVTPWSAPGWMKTSDKLEGGSLRPDAYAPYAVYFAKYIQAMGAYGIKATSLSVQNEPQYEAAYPTMKMTAPEQLVFIRDHLGPVLQQKGINTEVLLFDHNWNSPEYPISILDDSVAGKYVTGAAFHCYEGAVGAMSQVHAAYPKKGLYFTECSGGSWAPDFAGNLKYMVGNLMIGTVNNWSKNVLLWNMALDEKNGPTTNQPGPAGEKVNRGCMTCRGVVTVRSDSGTVIRNVEYYALAHFSKFVRPGAKRIGSVHPDGLENVAFLNKDRSRVLVVLNTGDKGKVFSVQDGSRVYQYELKAGAVVTLVWK; this is encoded by the coding sequence ATGAAATCATGGATTTATGCCGGATGCCTCGCATCCGTCCTGGCTGGCTGTGCGCAAAAAAGTGACCATGCGGCGGTATACCTGACGACTGCCGATGAAAAACAATTATTCCAATCGCAACCAGCATTAACATTATCAAAGGATACAGCACAAATAAATTTAAGGATCGACACCAGTCTGCAATACCAGGAAATAGAAGGTTTTGGCGCAGCAGTGACCGGTTCATCGGCTTACGTGATGCAACAGTACATGACAGCGCCAAAGCGCAAGGCATTGCTGGAAGAACTATTTAACCCGGAAAAAGGGATCGGTATTAATTATATCCGCCTTTCAATAGGGGCCTCAGATTTCTCGCTTTCTCCTTACAGTTATGACGACATGCCTGCGGGGGAACGGGATGATAGTCTGACGCATTTCAGCCTGGCCAAAGACACCGCTGCATTGATCCCTGTATTGAAAGAAGTGGTAGCCATCAACCCGGGCATTCACATCATGGTCACTCCCTGGAGTGCACCGGGATGGATGAAGACAAGCGACAAACTGGAAGGCGGTTCCTTAAGGCCGGACGCTTATGCTCCATATGCAGTGTATTTTGCCAAATACATCCAGGCAATGGGTGCATACGGCATCAAAGCTACGAGCCTGAGTGTGCAGAACGAACCGCAATATGAAGCGGCGTATCCGACAATGAAGATGACGGCACCGGAGCAATTGGTGTTTATCAGGGATCACCTCGGACCTGTACTACAACAAAAGGGTATCAACACAGAAGTATTGTTATTTGATCATAACTGGAATAGTCCGGAGTACCCGATCTCTATTCTTGATGATTCCGTGGCAGGAAAATATGTGACAGGAGCGGCGTTTCATTGTTACGAAGGAGCAGTAGGGGCTATGAGCCAGGTACATGCGGCATACCCGAAGAAGGGGCTGTACTTTACAGAGTGTAGTGGTGGTAGCTGGGCGCCTGATTTTGCGGGTAACCTGAAGTATATGGTGGGCAACCTGATGATTGGAACGGTGAATAACTGGTCTAAGAACGTGTTGCTGTGGAATATGGCACTGGATGAGAAGAACGGACCTACCACGAATCAGCCGGGACCTGCAGGCGAGAAGGTGAACAGGGGCTGTATGACGTGTAGAGGGGTGGTGACGGTAAGGTCTGATAGTGGAACGGTGATAAGGAATGTGGAGTATTATGCGCTGGCGCATTTTAGCAAATTTGTGCGGCCGGGGGCGAAGAGGATTGGTTCTGTGCATCCGGATGGCTTGGAGAATGTGGCGTTTTTGAATAAGGATAGGAGTAGAGTGCTGGTGGTGTTGAATACGGGGGATAAGGGAAAGGTGTTTTCTGTGCAGGATGGGAGCAGGGTGTATCAATATGAGCTGAAGGCGGGCGCGGTAGTGACTTTGGTGTGGAAGTAG